cacatggtGAAGAGACGTCGCACTCAGAGGGTGCGTCAACAAGTGCAAAGGTCGCTAAGAGGGTGACTGCTGCTGTGCAGGGAGACAACATTTATGCCTTACAAAACACAACTACTCATCATGCATGGCTGGTTTAAAGGGGAACATAACTAGAACTATATTCTTATTctctgtcatatatataatgTCATAATGTTGCATGTTCACAATAAACGTCAAAGTTTCATATAATGAGATAaacgtatgtaaaagtaatccctcgggcgtcagactgttctgaatacGCTGTTATCAACATCTTGTCTACTTTCATGACCAGCTGGCATCTGCTAGTGGCAGATTTCTTTacatggtcatctgctccaggcacgttACTGCAAGTGTTACATCGtttagcctacactgctacatgtagctacatgctaacgtcagaaAAACATATGATCTTGTTATTTTCTCCCCAGTTTCGGAACATATTCCTGCAGGAACATCTAACTGTGAAGATTCTGGTTTAGAGGCTTtaactggtgatttttcacTGTAGATATAGTTGTTTCACTTATTTTCAGTCATAAGTACACTGCTACTAGAGCTGCACGATCACTGCCAAAATgataatcatgattattttgATCAATGTTGAGATCAGGATTATTTATCCCgattattcattgattttagggacaaaatatttttagcgcactttcatatttaaataaatatagcaCTGCTTTCACGTCCATGTTGTGCTACAGTCCTGCTAATGTACaaatctttgcatcaaaataagacTGGTCCTTACTCACAATTAGAGCTGGGCGATAAAACTATCTCGAAACAGGATcacaataaaatgtgtgtgGATGACGATAATAAACTATAGTCATTTTTACTTGATCTACACGCCCATTTTTCACTGCAAAGTTTGTGCTGAGGTGACTGAGCCAAGGTGAGGGGGAACTGAAAGTAGCATGGACATAATGGAGGGACAGGAAAATGAGTGGAAGTGAGGAGCAAAGTGGCGGTGAAGCTAAAGAAGAGCAGGCGTTAtcctcaaaaacacaaaattgtggataaaaaaaaggttaaacAACGTCAATAATTTGGAAGTGGTTTGGCTACTTGAAAGGTGACGACGTATGGAcaaagaaaatatgttggcGGTTGGCACCAACCTGGACGGGAAACTTTTCCATCACCTGAAATGGCAGCATCCCAGCAACTACACTGAGAGCATGAAAATTCAGGCCAAAACTGTCCACCAGTTAAGTGTTCAATGGCCTGGTACTTCTGCTGCCGCGGGTAGCGCTAACGGGGCTGCACCAAAACAGCAATCAATGGCGTCCTCTTTTGCCGCTGTTACCCCGTATGAGAAGCGATTGAAAAGGAGCAGAGATATAACAGACGCTGTGTCACACTTTCAGGCCAAAGACATAATGAGCAACGTGGACACAGACGGGTTCAAGAAATTCATTAAAGTGCAAGACTGCAGGTACGAGCTTCCAGGCAggaaatatttttctcaaactGCTCCGCCCCAGCTTTACGATGAGTGCCGTGGGAAGCTAGAAAATCATTTGGTTTCTTCAGGTGTCAGACATTATCTGGATCCTTTTCAAACTCGCAGCattatcaaattatatattGTGATAAATAACAATATCGATCAATACGGGGAAAATGAACGTCATAGTATTTTTTGGCATATCGCCCTGCCCTATTCACGATGCATCTCCTAGaaacaaaatatcaataaaaaagTACCAAAACATTTTACccaaaatttaattaaaaaaacaacaacaaagcactGCATTTATTTCCATCACATTGTACTACATTCCTGATAATTAACAAATCATCAAATTAAGAACTAAGGTtcttctttgcatttttacagtgGTCATGGTACCGTGACACCCTGCAGTGAGTTCACACTGGGCAAAGACGGGGAGTAAAGGTAACAGTACAGTGACATTATGAATGGTATTcctcagggaaacatgtaatcttggttgctgatattatcatttttttcctaattCTGGATCATACTGCTGCTGGAACATGTtcagttgtgaagattttgatCTAGaagctttttgtttattttccatGGTAGAAAGTACCACTATACTCTGTTAGTCATTCCCTGGctacaagtacactgctacGTGTAGCTGCACGCTTACATCTGGGAAACAGTCTCAGAGCTTGCTGCTTGGTTTCTCGTAGAAAACCCGAAATACAAGTTTGACCCTGAAAATGAGCCTAATAGATCCCTTTGAATGAACAGTAGTGAGAGCATTGTTTTCAGCTGTGTGGAGCCACTGAAGCATGAAATACACCTTCTTTTCAGATGGGCTTGATGTGATTTGAGGACAAAAACCTCAGTGCAGAACTGTAATGGTGGCATATATTATGACTCTTGGGCCGGCAGTccctcagtccatagggacctggcTGTCCCCACAGGGACCAAGTGACATCTCTTcttttaatgcatgtataggtcctttttatgcatgtgtgtgtatttcaggcctgtgtgtatatgacaacagagtgagaAAAAATTGTAAAGTGTATGTTCTTCTTCCTAAGACATATGGCAGGCCCCAAATCCATACTAAATACTAATTCTTTACGGCATTTAGTACTTGTCAGAGTTCACTGTTCTAGCAGTTAGAATGCAAAAAAATCTTTCACTCAGCAGGTTTTATGCCAACAGGAAGGTCTACACATGACATCAGACGTcaattaaaggagctatatgtaagaaatctaaagcaaatagtcgtaaaatcctcctaatatgtcacagagactaaggaataatgttaatataacatactgatctgaccgacaacaatagtacagccagaatattcgcatttaaaaaatttttacggtctgcaaatcatgtttatgttttgaatttgtgttttggcctgttgcgccacccaccgccgtctaccagtcacgcagtcagtagagtctcagtatcagttacagttacgactgagcNNNNNNNNNNNNNNNNNNNNNNNNNNNNNNNNNNNNNNNNNNNNNNNNNNNNNNNNNNNNNNNNNNNNNNNNNNNNNNNNNNNNNNNNNNNNNNNNNNNNNNNNNNNNNNNNNNNNNNNNNNNNNNNNNNNNNNNNGGACGCggtgacgcggccctgccacggcagccgcccgtgggcaaacaaatcagtctccagcgtgccgctgtccagcaacctcgaatctgtaggggagggggggcggacacgactcgcggcagtattttgaatttgagtgcagtaactgttttggccacattcttacatacagcgcctttaaatgATGACTTTgtaatgtgacaaaataaagTCAGACTAAAAGGCATGCATACTAaatacagggtgtctacaggtattacacacttaaatttaatacttttaaagactttttaaagatattttttaagcaaatttaAAACGGATTTgtggacaaatcatctttttgtTATTCAGGCATGGCAAATCATGGTAAGAATTATGCAGAGGTTGGTTTTATGTAGGACTGTTGTTATCAGAGGGAGTTAAGTTAAATCTATATTTCTCCAACAGGTAAGTACAAATAGCAAGTAGAAAGTAGAAAGACAGTATCAGGTTTGGTGGTAGGTTTTAAAATTTGTAACATCGCAAGtgtggactttcacacagaagagcTCGACTCATTTTGACGAggaaaaattaaaagatggatcataaatgaaattagatagaATGTTTGTGGTAATAAGactatttaataacttttaaggCCTCATATTTATACAATtgaatttaagtcattttaagaaCCTGCAGACATCTTGTAAACATGGTCTTTTTTTAATAGACATCAAAATGTTCATCCAAAGATTTACAAGATTCTTTTCCTTTGTTCAGCTGACTTAACACCACCATCAACTCCTCCATTTCTTATgcgcattgcattgtgggagtGTGCATCAGTCTGCCTGTTTTGAGAATACTTCAATTTTAAGTTGCCCCGTGTGAACACACTAACATGTTTAGAATTAGGACCGAACTCCGCCGCGTAcaatacagagagcagaagagaattgtaaacgctcgccatgtagagacagaaatgacatgccgtcgtgtaaacaatctaagtcatcacgtgcgccgcataatcgtgatttcaattttgaccaaaataatcgtgattatgattttttccataatcgagcagccctaaaACACACTTTGATGTGCATGATGGGTCAGTGGAGATCCCCTTTGAAAATTATTTTGGCCGCAAAaaccttcttttttcttttctatgcACATACAAAAGAGAGTAAGCGACTATCAGTTAACCCCCTGGCAGTGAATGAATCTCTCCTTCACATGACTTAAACAATAACATATGGCTCAAAGAGTCGCAAAACACACAGATCTTATCTagtctcctcctctgttccaGTTTGTCTTTGGTGAGTTGAAAAGTGCTGATTTGAAACAACTGAGACTGAAGATAAAGTCTGTGTATCCTGCAGACAAACTGTGGTAATCAATAGGGGAAAACTGTACAGTAATGTACTCCAAATCAAAGGACATGCACAGATACTGATTACTTAGAAACTgagtgaacttttttttttttagcagtctAACAAATttactgcttcttttttttcccacttattctcattgtgtatgtgttttttgttttattttagcacaaaactgaattaaatacatttatgtatAAAAAAGAGGCTTCATTGTAGTTTGGTTTGTGCATTCTGGAGGTCTGGAGGGTTGTAATCTGATATCCAGATGTTGGTTTGTGCAAAGGAGTACAACGGTTGgaacagggaaaacaaaaataGGCGGAGGATTTAGAGGGGACTTCTGTTGTTTGGACAAACGGGAAGCAGAATTGTTATGTCAGGGGAACGCAAGGTTACACATTCACTGACatttcaaccagcagctcaGCAGGACTGTTCATTGAAAACCACGAACGCTGGATTCTTCTTGATCAGAGGGAGAAGTCACAGAGTGTGAGGCTGCAGACGCTTAAGGTGAGGAGCTGCTTTATTGACTGTGTGTTGCTGCGTGTGCGCTTAGTTTTATCTTATTATGGACAATGTGGCTTTTATCTTAAGATTGTTCAGAGAAATTCCAGCTTGCTACAGTTAATCTTTCTACATAAACAGGCCTGCAGAACAGCCTGCTCTTTATACAAGACTTGGCATCTTTACTGTTCAGACTATCGGAAATCTTGTGCATACAGATGTAAAGCCACATTTACTATCTGACATTCAAACTCGACCTGATTCAAGTAGAGCATCTATGCTGTGGTTTTGCTATATCCTGTGGACTGCATTTCAAAATGGTGTGTGGTTGTGTCCTACATTACAGTTTAAGATGAAAGATTATTTGCAGACAAAATTTTCAGACCAGATGAATCATAGATTTCACTCTGGACACTGCAATGTTTATCATGCAACCTCTGTGGGCtttaatttcagtgtgtttattttaacattttagattttaacaTGCTGTGCACCCTGTCAAGACTTTGCAACGCAATTTCATGCTTGTGTAGTACAGAGCACCGATGTATGATACTGTCATGTACCATGTGCACCAGGACTTTGACTTGACTAATTGTTGCTGAACATTACTTAACAGTTCCAAGAAAAATAACTGACTGAGAGACTGCACACAGAGCAAACTGTAGCAGATGGttaaaggtagaaaaaaaagtgtggcAGGAGGCTGAACAGAAGCACACCAAGCACTTAAGTCACACAAGTGTTGCAGATGTAACATAGTTGGAAAACAGATGGGAAAGGAGTGGTGGGCGATCAGCTTGTTGATGTTGAAGGGCAACTTCTACATaacctttaaaaacatttgaaatagactctaattaaaaaaaagtatagcctatgcacgtggcctacgacgttgtgagcatttatacttgtatggtgctgtgtttgtgccactctgcagttacacctccaaaacaatCATCGGTGGCGGGGTttatagagacaatttcaaaatcaagtacacaaattggcctCACTAAatctcgcagcattcacagacgaagcattagtcTTTCTCTGGACACTTTTTCcccacaagcctatggcattttacactgtataaattaggcTAGCAGCTatcagacttttcctctactcatatgaattcagggacaacagcaacatttaacaaaggtaacgttacaaaattcagctccattacaactcacaaggttcactgacaaaacaactgtctaaaggctcatttatgctccctttacgtacgaaaatgtatacgtccgttccAAACGATGTTAcggtcactgcccacatacttccatgcgccctttacgttggcatggatgttaaccaatatatccaccaggaggcagcccggcgtcaaaagtttatgacaacaacaaactcaaaaacaaacatggcgactgtggaggagatattgataatgtacctcttgcataaaagacaaaaacagaggcagcgttgtaggaggcggtggtcggtgaggccattaaatacatcgcgactggaattcttttctctagtactgccgatgaaagaaattgaattgttatttcttcttcgtgtctcactagagctacgtatcaggtagtgacagcaacactgcccccacggttccctggggtactgctctgtttggcccgtatccgtaagctttatggaaacatgCAGAAATACAGACGAAATGAACATGGAGCAaagacagaaggctccgtccgtatccggatccgtatttaacgttgaacATAAATGGGCATTTATAcgaaacacgttttccaaacaaatacaacatgctaacattattagcacaagctcatggcattttacattgctaaattagcctagtgacaagcggagatttcctcaactcatatgaagccaggataaatcacacacaagacttaaaatgctattttgtggaggctttattgtcttcacaatatattgtttcttatctgtgaaataaaagtaaataaaagctttgtttccactgagggaaatggtttcagcttacaaacatagacaggaggtctgtgtcactgcaacATGTAgttagttacatttctggggaggtgcacatcaggttACAGCATAGGTACGGCATTGattcgacgcagaagtataaatcctgttttacattatgatgcgttcaagctctaccAAGTAAAGGCAAGTATTTAGTGAAGGTCAATATTgatgttctcatgatgtgttcaaagtaatcttgtaaaatgaagtgtttgtcGACAAACTTGAATGAATACAGTAGAAATTTTTTGATGTTTCCAAAGCAATATCAGGGTTTCCCCAcgcattcatttatttgtggcgggCCGCCacaattttaaatttaaattttgattttaaaatatatgcttccttgcgttggacaaTTCGTGGACTGTGAAAATGAGATGAATTACTCTCATCTTGGTAAAAGTACTCTCAACAACTCACaaaattttcctcttaccttaaaaaaaagagcaaaaataagaaaacattggtgGATCACAGAAATCAATGGGTAatgagaaaataagaacaaattgTGAATACAATGAAATATAAAAGCAAACTTGTTCCCATATCACTTCctgcaaatgtgtttgttttttttcagattaAGCACTGCATGAACTGCAAATATTTGTGGCGTAaagttctgtgtctcttttacAGCCATGGGGTCACATCCAGCCCTGGTGTTCGCCCTGCTGTTTTCAGCTACTCTGTCCTCCAGTTGTGATGGTGGGAAAGTGCTGGTTTTCCCTATAGATGGAAGTCACTGGCTTAACATGAAAATCCTGGTGGAGGCGCTTCATTCTCAGGGCCATCAAATAACAGTACTGCGCACCTCTACCAGTTGGTATGTTTCAGAATTCTCACCCCATTACACCTCCATCACCATCCCTCAGGAACAGTCCCAAAATTTGGAAAGCCAAGAGTTTATGACCTCTTTCTTAAAGAGGTCAATAGAAATCCGTCGGCATAAAGGCACACTGTGGGCATATCTGGAGTTTTATAGGAATCTTTTCAACATGATAGGGGAGAACCAGCACACTGTGGCAAAACTGGTCGTCAGCATCTTTGAGAATAAGACACTGATTAAGGAGCTACGGGAAACTGGATATGATCTTCTCTTGACTGACCCTGCATTTCTGGGTGGAGTGCTGGTGGCACATTATCTCCAGCTTCCCATGGTTTTCAATGTGCGCTGGCTTTTCAACGGGGAGGCCCACTTTGCCATCGCTCCGTCTCCTCTGTCCTACGTCCCCCAGTTGTTCTCTGACTTCTCTGACAAGATGAACTTTTTCCAAAGAGTCAATAATGTAATCCGTCATTACATACTGGTTTACATGTATTACTATGTCTCAAATCCACCTTACCAGGCTGTGTGTGATCATTATTTTGGACCTGATGTCAGCAGCATGTCTCTCATACAGGGAGCTGAACTTTGGCTAATGCGGATTGACTTTACATTTGAGTTCCCTCGCCCCACCATGCCCAATGTCATCTACATCGGAGGCTTTCAGGGTAAGCCTTCCAAGCCTCTTCCATCATATTTAGAGGATTTTGTGCAGAGTTCTGGGGAACATGGGGTGGTCATCATGACTCTGGGGACCCTGCTGAGTGACCTCGGCCCTGAGATATCGGAGATCATCGCTTCAGCATTTGCTAACCTCCCTCATAAGGTCATATGGAGGCACAAGGGGAAAAGACCTGTCACTCTGGGAAACAACACCATGCTGGTTGAATGGCTGCCTCAAAACGATCTACTCGGTCACCCTAAAACCAAGGTTTTTGTCACACATGGGGGTACTAACGGAATTTACGAAGCCATCTACCATGGTGTCCCAGTTCTGGGCATTCCTCTCATCTTTGACCAGTTCGACAACATAGTGCGTCTGAAGTCCCGGGGAGTAGCTGAGTTTGTTGAAGTGACCACCTTGGATGTTGAGTCTCTGACAAGTGCTCTTAAGAATATTCTCAACCCAGAAAAGCCATACAAACAGAACATGCTCAAACTGTCACAGCTCCATCGAGACAAACCAATGAAACCCCTTGATAGTGCCATTTTCTGGATTGAGTACGTCATGAGGAACAAGGGTGCAGCACATCTGCGCACTGACTCGTATAAGTTGCCATGGTATGCCTATCACTGTCTCGATGTGATGGCAGTCTTTGTAGCATTTGGTTTGCTTATCATCACATTAGTTTGGGTTTCCTGTAGGTGTCTCATTAGATGTttgataatcaatcaatcaatcaatcaatcaattttatttataaagcccaatatcacaaatcacaatttgcctcacagggctttacagcatacgacatccctctgtccttatgaccctcgcagcggataaggaaaaactccccaaaaaaacccctttaacggggataAGAAACAAAAAGTCCACATCCAAAACAAAGAATGAATAGATGACCAATTAATGATGCAAGCTGAAGACTGTTGATGAGAGTCAGACAAAACAGATCTGTAATTTACAGTggtacagaaaaaaaggaatgatAACAGGAATCACATACAGAAACTACATGATTATATTAGTGGGAAAGTGTTAGAAATTCTATAATAGCTTTAAATGTTTGAATTACTAGCACTATTTTCTGCTGAACTGCCTTTttgcaaaaaacaaccaattagCAGGAATGGTTTTACGATCTTTGCAAATTTCCTACACTGTATGGTGATTAAAGAGAATCATAAATTACTTCCACATTGTTGTTATGCTTTCCCTTTATGGTATTTAATTATCGTTATCATTCATTcacaactaaaaaaaatacaaatataaaatatgagaCGGTGAGTTTattgtttttgaaaacaaagaTTTATCTACATACATGATTACAAATGAACATGGACACAATGACACAAGGAAGAATTACAGACCTTTGCAATAAAGACAATGTAATGATGAGACTGTTTCATAATTTTTACAAGAAGCACACTTGCAATTACCATGGCTGCCATTAACTGAACGCTACGTTTAACGCTACGTTAAACTTCATCTGCAGTTTGTGCCACAGGCACACAGCCAGATTGCTGGAGTTGTTATCTGAGCTGAGCAGGACTATCTTCATTGTCATGAAGGCAAACTAGAGGGTTGACAGCACTGTTCAGACACACAAGGTCACAACTTATCTGGTGATCAATGAGGGCTTCATGAAACCATTTTTGGCATATCTTCTGTTTGGACAGAGCTCTTGATTTTTAGAAttcttatcattattatttttaaatcactATTCCTTTTTCAGTTATGACATACACAGTATAATGTTTATCATGTTACTGTTAAACATGTTCATCTTGTGTTAATCTCCATCTGCAATTTGTGCCATGGACACACCGCCAGAGTTTGCTGGAGGTGAACGGCTGAACATCTGACGAGCTTGTTGTAGCAGCTGTCTGATCTGAGCAGGAATATCTTCATTGCCATGGAGGTAAACCAGAGGGTTGAGAGCACTGTTCAGACACACAAGGCCGCGGCTTATCTGATGAGCAATGTAGACTCCACTGGACCATTCAGCACATATCTTCTGGTTGGACAGAACTCTTGACCAGAGGTTGAGGTTCTTGAAAACATGATAGGGGATGTAACaaacagagaagagaagaatCAAGATGCACAACAACTTCAGACTTCTCTGTTTCTGTACCTTGTGAGTGGTATTTGTGCGGCAGAGAACAACAATCACATGTCCATAGCAGCCCAGTGTGATGAGGAATGGGATACAAAACCCAGTGAATGTCCATCCAAGGGTATATTTCAGGTAACTCTCAACATAGATGTTATCCGTTGTATCGAAACATTTCTCATTGTTTCCATATGGCTTGCTGTATCTTTTGA
This genomic stretch from Epinephelus moara isolate mb chromosome 16, YSFRI_EMoa_1.0, whole genome shotgun sequence harbors:
- the LOC126402705 gene encoding UDP-glucuronosyltransferase 2A2-like translates to MGSHPALVFALLFSATLSSSCDGGKVLVFPIDGSHWLNMKILVEALHSQGHQITVLRTSTSWYVSEFSPHYTSITIPQEQSQNLESQEFMTSFLKRSIEIRRHKGTLWAYLEFYRNLFNMIGENQHTVAKLVVSIFENKTLIKELRETGYDLLLTDPAFLGGVLVAHYLQLPMVFNVRWLFNGEAHFAIAPSPLSYVPQLFSDFSDKMNFFQRVNNVIRHYILVYMYYYVSNPPYQAVCDHYFGPDVSSMSLIQGAELWLMRIDFTFEFPRPTMPNVIYIGGFQGKPSKPLPSYLEDFVQSSGEHGVVIMTLGTLLSDLGPEISEIIASAFANLPHKVIWRHKGKRPVTLGNNTMLVEWLPQNDLLGHPKTKVFVTHGGTNGIYEAIYHGVPVLGIPLIFDQFDNIVRLKSRGVAEFVEVTTLDVESLTSALKNILNPEKPYKQNMLKLSQLHRDKPMKPLDSAIFWIEYVMRNKGAAHLRTDSYKLPWYAYHCLDVMAVFVAFGLLIITLVWVSCRCLIRCLIINQSINQSILFIKPNITNHNLPHRALQHTTSLCPYDPRSG
- the LOC126402356 gene encoding P2Y purinoceptor 1-like; amino-acid sequence: MNKSSCPRVSSDFTGRFLPPVYIVVFIIGLVANGWGLKSLLHNWKKLKIINVFVLNLGLADILYLLTVPFLVVYYFMKSKWIFGDTFCKITRFCFNLNLYGSIGFLTCISVYRYLAVVHPTRVMGRITVTHSMIISVMVWLLVSVQSLPDMFYIKRYSKPYGNNEKCFDTTDNIYVESYLKYTLGWTFTGFCIPFLITLGCYGHVIVVLCRTNTTHKVQKQRSLKLLCILILLFSVCYIPYHVFKNLNLWSRVLSNQKICAEWSSGVYIAHQISRGLVCLNSALNPLVYLHGNEDIPAQIRQLLQQARQMFSRSPPANSGGVSMAQIADGD